A stretch of the Festucalex cinctus isolate MCC-2025b chromosome 20, RoL_Fcin_1.0, whole genome shotgun sequence genome encodes the following:
- the insig1 gene encoding insulin-induced gene 1 protein, producing the protein MSSLEEHYWSCSRAPQSEREHSSSTSSATNWLASKGVEMMSIITSVLSSAYSSLHRHRTFNLIRRGLVLFAVGVILALVLNLLQIQRNVTLFPEEVMSTLFSSAWWIPPCCGTGAVVVGLLYPCLDSHLGEPHKFKREWASVMRCIAVFVGINHASVKLDIDNSVQLSLTLAALSLGLWWTFDRSRSGFGLGVTTAFLATIFTQLLVYNGVYQYTSPDFLYVRSWLPCIFFSGGVTVGNIGRQLAMAGVEKPHND; encoded by the exons ATGTCCAGCTTGGAGGAGCACTACTGGAGCTGCTCCCGTGCGCCGCAGTCGGAACGCGAACACTCGTCGTCGACGTCGTCTGCGACCAACTGGTTGGCGTCCAAAGGCGTGGAAATGATGTCCATCATCACGTCGGTGCTGAGCAGCGCCTACAGCTCGCTGCACCGCCACCGCACGTTTAACTTGATCCGCCGCGGCCTGGTGCTGTTCGCCGTGGGGGTGATCCTCGCCCTGGTGCTCAACTTGCTGCAAATCCAACGTAATGTCACGCTCTTTCCCGAGGAGGTGATGAGCACCTTGTTCTCGTCCGCCTGGTGGATCCCACCGTGCTGCGGCACCGGGGCAG TGGTGGTGGGCCTGCTGTATCCGTGCCTGGACAGCCATCTTGGCGAACCGCACAAGTTCAAGCGGGAATGGGCGAGCGTCATGAGATGCATCGCCGTTTTTGTGGGAATCAACCACGCCAGCGTT AAACTGGACATCGACAACAGTGTGCAGCTGTCGCTCACCCTGGCCGCCCTGTCGCTGGGCTTGTGGTGGACCTTCGACCGCTCGCGGAGCGGCTTCGGCTTGGGTGTCACCACGGCCTTCCTCGCCACCATTTTTACTCAGCTGCTGGTCTACAACGGCGTCTATCA GTACACATCTCCAGACTTCCTGTACGTGCGCTCCTGGCTGCCATGTATTTTCTTCTCCGGCGGTGTTACCGTGGGAAACATCGGACGCCAACTGGCCATG GCGGGTGTTGAGAAGCCGCACAACGACTGA